A single Stutzerimonas stutzeri DNA region contains:
- a CDS encoding methyl-accepting chemotaxis protein: MLLFSSLRSRLLRPVVLTLCAAVMVQVVVALALTRGTIGVLEQDLQNNLSQDATRLLGELQTADVELRGGLSSLSERLTDNLAQGLTQQLSGEQARLRDVLERHLRQSGDDLAILLAGVAPSAIWDNDIPALTEFVRMAHRNPAVIFVVYFDADGNQLTRHLNRTDPRLKALLDKGSGRTAFDKVLSAAQNDSGLYLAEAAINPKGAVIGQVIIGLSTAAVDTELGAFDSRFQALTTSTANLVGSGLAAAASDSTQLLAARLAAAANVAQTIDANSQKTVKRSASALLWKISLGLAATGALLLIAVTLVLGRQVLRRLGLLVTALRGLSAGHGDLTQRVQIHSADEVGDMADAVNLFLARLQPIVQEARTIAMQTGNEIQALGTRSQAATAAAERQRDEVAGSLQALAEMTQRAEDESRAMQAALKQVISIREAARDNEALSAQVASTIEALGEGVRSSTEVIEKLARQSEQIEVVLTVIQGIAEQTNLLALNAAIEAARAGESGRGFAVVAEEVRALASKTQRSTGDIQAHIESLQEGARVAVATIGSTGQQATAGLASLTRSRQLQQALQLAVTQVHDAVLEATQGAERQADAASDVSRRVQVILTEAEQSAEAVAATAASGQVLGNLAGRLEASLGQFKA; encoded by the coding sequence GTGCTGCTGTTTTCCTCTTTGCGCAGCCGTCTGCTGCGTCCGGTCGTTCTTACGCTCTGCGCGGCGGTGATGGTGCAGGTGGTGGTCGCGCTTGCACTGACGCGGGGCACGATCGGCGTGCTTGAACAGGATCTGCAGAACAACCTGAGCCAGGACGCTACCCGCCTGCTGGGCGAGCTTCAAACCGCCGACGTCGAGCTGAGGGGCGGCCTGTCCAGCCTGTCCGAACGCCTGACGGACAATCTTGCTCAGGGCCTGACACAGCAACTGAGCGGCGAGCAGGCGCGCCTGCGGGACGTGCTCGAACGCCACCTCAGGCAATCGGGCGATGACCTGGCCATCCTGCTGGCTGGCGTCGCGCCCTCGGCGATCTGGGACAACGATATTCCCGCGCTGACCGAATTCGTGCGCATGGCTCACCGAAACCCGGCGGTGATTTTCGTCGTCTACTTCGATGCCGACGGCAACCAACTGACGCGCCACCTGAATCGTACGGACCCGCGGCTCAAGGCCCTGCTGGACAAGGGTAGCGGGCGAACCGCATTCGACAAGGTGCTGTCCGCGGCGCAGAACGATTCGGGGCTGTATCTGGCCGAAGCAGCCATCAACCCCAAGGGCGCGGTGATTGGCCAGGTCATCATTGGCCTTTCGACCGCGGCCGTGGATACCGAGCTGGGCGCGTTCGACAGCCGCTTCCAGGCGCTGACTACCAGCACGGCGAATCTGGTCGGGTCCGGCCTCGCCGCAGCCGCCAGCGACAGTACGCAGCTGTTGGCAGCACGCCTGGCCGCAGCCGCCAACGTCGCGCAGACCATCGACGCGAACAGTCAGAAGACGGTGAAGCGTTCGGCAAGCGCCCTGCTATGGAAGATCAGCCTGGGCCTGGCGGCGACCGGCGCACTGCTGCTGATTGCCGTCACCCTGGTGCTCGGCCGCCAGGTCCTGCGACGCCTGGGCTTATTGGTCACGGCACTGCGAGGCCTGTCGGCCGGCCACGGCGACCTCACTCAGCGCGTGCAGATTCACAGCGCGGACGAAGTGGGCGATATGGCCGATGCGGTCAATCTGTTTCTGGCCAGACTCCAGCCCATCGTCCAGGAGGCCCGTACCATCGCCATGCAGACCGGCAATGAAATCCAGGCGCTGGGCACCCGCAGCCAGGCAGCGACGGCCGCGGCCGAGCGCCAGCGCGACGAAGTTGCCGGCAGCCTGCAGGCGCTTGCCGAGATGACTCAACGCGCCGAGGATGAAAGCCGGGCGATGCAGGCCGCACTGAAGCAGGTGATATCGATTCGCGAGGCAGCACGGGACAATGAAGCCCTGTCGGCGCAGGTTGCGAGCACCATCGAAGCACTCGGCGAAGGCGTGCGCAGCAGCACCGAGGTGATCGAAAAGCTGGCTAGACAAAGCGAGCAGATCGAGGTGGTGCTGACAGTGATTCAAGGTATCGCCGAGCAGACCAACCTGCTTGCGCTCAACGCCGCCATCGAAGCGGCACGTGCCGGCGAAAGCGGGCGCGGTTTCGCCGTGGTTGCCGAGGAAGTCCGCGCCCTGGCGAGCAAGACCCAACGATCCACCGGTGACATCCAGGCGCATATCGAAAGCCTGCAGGAAGGCGCACGCGTGGCCGTCGCGACGATAGGCAGCACCGGCCAGCAAGCCACCGCCGGCCTGGCTTCGCTGACGCGCAGCCGCCAATTGCAGCAGGCGCTTCAGCTCGCCGTGACCCAGGTCCATGACGCCGTACTGGAGGCGACGCAAGGCGCTGAACGCCAGGCCGATGCCGCATCCGATGTCAGCCGGCGCGTGCAGGTGATCCTGACCGAGGCCGAGCAATCCGCCGAGGCGGTGGCCGCTACGGCGGCCAGCGGCCAAGTGCTGGGTAACCTGGCAGGACGGCTCGAAGCCAGCCTGGGACAGTTCAAAGCCTGA
- a CDS encoding sensor histidine kinase, with protein MPIKRLSRSRSTAPTDDFFVPELCESEALLGLVLLAELLVLVLVLAEPMQPGFDWMRLALTSLFVQWVMLLSAGLTCQLRPLLARLAPWLAGLACCAMVVGLTLACTAVADIYQLGGPLTRVGEVNLYLRHALISLIMSGLLLRYFYLQSQWRRQEQAELKARIESLQARVRPHFLFNSLNSIASLVVTDPSKAEQAVLDLSDLFRASLARPGTLVPWHEELELSRRYLSIEQYRLGERLQVEWQVDGVPDDLPIPHLTLQPLLENAVIHGIQPRIEGGVISVTACYADGVFDLEVSNPFDETAQAPPSRGTQQALHNIDARLTALFGPAASLSVKRHNARYYTCLRYPCAT; from the coding sequence ATGCCGATAAAAAGACTTAGCCGGTCACGCTCGACTGCCCCGACGGATGATTTCTTCGTGCCTGAGCTGTGCGAATCCGAAGCACTGCTCGGGTTGGTGCTGCTTGCCGAGCTGCTGGTGCTGGTGCTGGTGCTGGCCGAGCCGATGCAGCCCGGTTTCGACTGGATGCGGCTGGCCCTGACGTCCCTGTTCGTGCAGTGGGTGATGCTGCTTTCGGCAGGCCTGACCTGCCAGCTGAGACCGCTGCTTGCGCGCCTGGCGCCCTGGCTGGCGGGGCTGGCCTGCTGCGCCATGGTGGTTGGGCTGACGCTGGCCTGCACGGCGGTGGCGGATATCTACCAGTTGGGCGGGCCGCTGACGCGCGTCGGCGAAGTCAATCTGTACCTGCGGCACGCGCTGATCAGCCTGATCATGTCGGGCCTGCTGTTGCGCTATTTCTATCTTCAAAGCCAGTGGCGGCGACAGGAGCAGGCCGAGCTGAAGGCGCGCATCGAGTCGCTCCAAGCGCGGGTCCGCCCGCATTTCCTGTTCAACAGCCTGAACAGCATCGCCAGTCTGGTGGTGACCGATCCGAGCAAGGCCGAGCAGGCGGTGCTGGACTTGTCCGACCTGTTTCGCGCGAGCTTGGCGCGTCCCGGAACGCTGGTGCCCTGGCACGAGGAGTTGGAGCTGTCGCGTCGCTATCTGTCCATCGAACAGTATCGGCTTGGCGAACGACTGCAGGTCGAGTGGCAGGTCGATGGCGTCCCGGATGATCTGCCGATCCCGCACCTGACGTTGCAGCCTTTGCTGGAGAACGCGGTGATTCACGGTATTCAGCCGCGCATCGAGGGCGGCGTCATCAGCGTGACGGCCTGCTATGCCGATGGCGTGTTTGATCTGGAGGTCAGCAACCCATTCGATGAGACTGCTCAAGCGCCGCCCTCTCGGGGTACTCAGCAGGCCTTACACAATATAGACGCACGACTAACGGCACTTTTCGGTCCCGCAGCGAGTCTCAGCGTGAAGCGGCATAACGCCCGTTACTACACCTGTCTACGCTATCCGTGTGCGACATAA
- a CDS encoding LytR/AlgR family response regulator transcription factor, with the protein MNVLIVDDEPLARERLSRLVGDLDGYRVLEPSASNGEEALSLIEELRPDVVLLDIRMPGLDGLQVAAKLCERDAPPAVIFCTAHDEFALDAFQVSAVGYLVKPVRAEHLVEALKKAERPNRVQLAALTRPAAISGTGPRSHISARTRKGIELIPLPKVIYFIADHKYVTLRHEGGEVLLDEPLKALEDEFGDRFVRIHRNALVYRDRIERLQRTPLGHFQLFLKGLEGEPLTVSRRHVAGVRKLMQNL; encoded by the coding sequence ATGAATGTGCTGATTGTCGATGACGAACCTCTAGCCCGCGAGCGCCTTAGCCGACTGGTAGGTGACCTTGACGGCTATCGTGTCCTGGAACCTTCCGCCTCCAATGGCGAGGAGGCGCTGTCCCTGATCGAGGAACTGCGTCCCGATGTCGTGTTGCTGGATATCCGTATGCCTGGCCTCGACGGCCTCCAGGTCGCCGCCAAACTCTGCGAACGCGATGCGCCCCCGGCTGTGATTTTCTGCACGGCCCATGATGAATTCGCCCTGGATGCGTTCCAGGTCAGTGCGGTCGGCTATCTGGTCAAGCCGGTGCGTGCCGAGCACCTGGTCGAGGCGCTGAAAAAGGCCGAGCGCCCGAATCGGGTCCAACTCGCTGCGCTCACCCGTCCTGCGGCGATATCCGGTACCGGGCCACGTAGTCATATCAGCGCCCGCACCCGCAAGGGTATCGAGCTTATTCCGCTGCCCAAGGTGATCTACTTCATTGCCGACCACAAATACGTGACCCTGCGTCACGAAGGCGGCGAGGTGCTGCTGGACGAGCCGCTCAAGGCGCTCGAGGACGAATTCGGCGACCGTTTCGTGCGTATTCATCGCAACGCGCTGGTATACCGGGACCGCATCGAGCGTCTGCAGCGCACACCGCTCGGCCATTTCCAGTTGTTCCTCAAGGGGCTCGAAGGCGAGCCGTTGACGGTCAGTCGTCGGCACGTGGCAGGCGTGCGCAAGTTGATGCAGAACCTCTGA
- the hemC gene encoding hydroxymethylbilane synthase, whose protein sequence is MSREIRIATRKSALALWQAEYVKSRLEAAHPDVTVSLVPMVSRGDKLLDAPLAKIGGKGLFVKELETALMENQADIAVHSMKDVPMEFPEGLGLYCICEREDPRDAFVSNHYQDFDALPSGAVVGTSSLRRQAQLLARRPDLKIQFLRGNVNTRLAKLDAGEYDAIILAAAGLIRLGFGERIRSSISVEDSLPAGGQGAVGIECRTGDTALHELLQCMNDPQTALRVTAERALNRHLNGGCQVPIACYAVLEGDQLWLRGLVGQPDGSLLLRAEDRAPAVEAQALGVRVAEALLAQGAAKILQDVYGEASKA, encoded by the coding sequence ATGTCTCGCGAAATTCGCATCGCTACCCGCAAGAGTGCCCTGGCCCTGTGGCAGGCCGAGTACGTCAAATCGCGCCTTGAGGCTGCTCATCCGGACGTGACCGTGAGCCTCGTGCCAATGGTCAGTCGCGGCGACAAGTTGCTCGATGCGCCGCTGGCGAAGATTGGTGGCAAGGGGCTGTTCGTCAAGGAGCTGGAAACGGCGCTGATGGAGAACCAGGCGGACATTGCCGTGCACTCGATGAAAGATGTGCCGATGGAGTTTCCCGAAGGGCTGGGGCTGTATTGCATCTGCGAACGCGAAGACCCGCGTGATGCCTTTGTCTCCAATCACTACCAGGATTTCGATGCGTTGCCGTCCGGAGCGGTCGTCGGTACGTCGAGCCTGCGTCGTCAGGCGCAGTTGCTGGCTCGGCGCCCCGACCTGAAAATCCAGTTCCTGCGTGGCAACGTCAATACCCGCCTGGCCAAGCTCGATGCCGGCGAGTACGACGCCATCATTCTCGCTGCGGCCGGTCTCATCCGCCTTGGTTTTGGCGAGCGTATTCGCTCCAGTATCAGCGTCGAGGACAGCCTGCCTGCCGGTGGTCAGGGGGCGGTCGGTATCGAGTGCCGGACCGGCGATACGGCGCTGCACGAGCTGCTGCAATGCATGAACGATCCGCAGACAGCGCTGCGGGTCACCGCCGAGCGCGCCTTGAACCGCCATCTCAACGGTGGCTGCCAGGTGCCGATTGCCTGTTATGCGGTACTCGAAGGTGACCAGCTGTGGCTGCGCGGCCTGGTTGGGCAACCCGACGGCTCCCTGCTGTTGCGTGCGGAGGATCGTGCGCCTGCCGTGGAAGCGCAGGCCCTCGGGGTGCGGGTTGCCGAAGCGCTGCTGGCACAGGGCGCGGCGAAGATCCTGCAAGATGTGTACGGCGAGGCCAGCAAGGCGTGA
- a CDS encoding uroporphyrinogen-III synthase gives MSSWRLLLTRPAQECAGLAAALADAGIHSASLPLLAIEPLAVTAEQRAIMGELDEYRAVVVVSKPAARLGLELLDRYGPQRPTGPLWFSVGAATGSILKDHGLDVSWPDHGDDSEALLALPRLAEALDVAAPKVLILRGEGGREHIAETLRRRGAQVDMLELYRRRLPDYPPGALIDTLRSERLNAVVVSSGQGLASLHELAGPDWPLLRELPLFVPSPRVAEMAAALGAQTIVDCRGAGTAALLAALRENPEPAS, from the coding sequence GTGAGCAGCTGGCGCCTGCTGCTGACACGGCCGGCGCAGGAGTGCGCCGGCCTGGCGGCAGCGCTGGCCGATGCGGGTATCCACAGCGCCAGCCTGCCCCTGCTCGCGATCGAACCATTGGCGGTGACCGCTGAGCAGCGCGCCATCATGGGCGAGCTGGATGAATACCGTGCCGTCGTGGTGGTGAGCAAGCCGGCCGCGCGCCTGGGGCTCGAACTGCTCGATCGCTACGGACCGCAGCGGCCCACTGGGCCGCTCTGGTTCAGCGTCGGTGCCGCCACGGGAAGCATCCTCAAGGACCACGGCCTGGATGTCAGCTGGCCCGACCATGGCGACGATAGCGAGGCTCTGCTGGCATTGCCGCGCTTGGCCGAGGCGCTCGATGTCGCGGCCCCCAAGGTGTTGATCCTGCGTGGCGAGGGCGGGCGTGAGCATATCGCCGAAACGCTCCGCCGCCGCGGTGCTCAGGTCGACATGCTCGAGTTGTACCGCCGCCGCCTGCCCGACTACCCGCCAGGTGCCCTGATCGATACCCTTCGTTCGGAACGGCTGAATGCCGTGGTGGTCAGCAGTGGGCAGGGTTTGGCGTCACTGCACGAACTGGCTGGGCCCGACTGGCCCCTGCTGCGTGAACTACCCTTGTTCGTACCGAGCCCTCGGGTGGCCGAGATGGCTGCGGCCTTGGGTGCCCAGACAATAGTGGACTGCCGTGGTGCCGGAACCGCGGCTTTGCTGGCGGCGCTACGGGAGAATCCCGAGCCCGCCTCCTGA
- a CDS encoding uroporphyrinogen-III C-methyltransferase: MSEVDPDKAAQQPVGKDPVTPTQDLPPKQPAKPSAKADGGGRGLAALALLVGLAGLAAGGYSIWQTQQLAEQERQQLDAVQATRDQARQLDARSQQLASRLGRLEQLPSAEQLEERRRLLSELQSDQQRLSGRVEQVLGESREQWRLAEAEHLLRMAMLRLSAMQDVNSAQSLIAEADLILRKQDDPGAYGARQKLLEGLEALRSLPELDRTGLFLQLGALRGQANQLSGMAPAFENGTAPAQTQGESRWRQWLDELTRYVRVDFNAGTDVKPLLAGQSLAQVRLALSLAIEQAQWAVLNGNQQVYRQSLDQAARLIEDHFSEENGQSRGLRDRIEQLGQRQVSVTLPDLAPALQALQAYVQKHESAETAVPVTPTETETPADEGEQPPAEAEQAAEGDLRT, translated from the coding sequence GTGAGCGAAGTAGATCCCGATAAGGCAGCGCAGCAACCCGTAGGCAAGGACCCTGTCACGCCCACTCAAGACCTTCCACCGAAGCAGCCGGCGAAACCCTCGGCCAAGGCCGATGGTGGTGGCCGCGGCCTGGCCGCCCTTGCGCTGCTGGTCGGTCTGGCCGGGCTGGCGGCGGGAGGCTACAGCATCTGGCAGACCCAGCAACTGGCTGAGCAGGAACGCCAGCAGCTCGATGCGGTGCAGGCGACGCGTGACCAGGCACGTCAGTTGGATGCGCGCAGTCAGCAACTGGCCAGTCGCCTCGGACGGCTGGAGCAGTTGCCCTCGGCGGAGCAGTTGGAAGAGCGCCGTCGCCTGCTTTCCGAACTGCAAAGCGACCAGCAACGTCTGTCGGGGCGGGTGGAGCAGGTGCTCGGCGAAAGCCGGGAGCAATGGCGGCTCGCAGAAGCCGAGCACCTGTTGCGCATGGCGATGCTGCGTCTGTCGGCGATGCAGGACGTGAACAGCGCGCAATCGCTGATCGCCGAAGCCGACCTGATTTTACGCAAGCAAGACGATCCGGGTGCCTACGGCGCTCGGCAGAAACTTCTGGAGGGCCTCGAGGCGTTGCGTAGCTTGCCTGAACTGGACCGGACCGGGCTGTTCCTGCAATTGGGCGCACTGCGCGGTCAGGCCAACCAGCTCAGCGGGATGGCTCCGGCGTTCGAGAACGGCACGGCGCCGGCCCAGACGCAGGGCGAAAGCCGCTGGCGGCAATGGCTGGATGAGCTGACCCGCTACGTGCGGGTCGATTTCAATGCCGGTACGGACGTGAAGCCGCTACTGGCCGGTCAAAGCCTGGCCCAGGTGCGGCTGGCCCTTTCGCTGGCGATCGAGCAGGCCCAGTGGGCGGTACTCAACGGCAATCAGCAGGTCTACCGGCAATCGCTGGATCAGGCCGCTCGGTTGATCGAAGATCACTTCAGTGAAGAAAACGGCCAGAGCCGTGGGCTGCGTGATCGCATCGAACAGCTTGGGCAACGGCAGGTTTCGGTCACGCTGCCGGACCTGGCGCCCGCCCTGCAGGCGCTGCAGGCTTATGTACAAAAGCACGAATCGGCCGAGACGGCGGTGCCGGTGACCCCAACTGAAACCGAGACGCCGGCTGACGAGGGCGAGCAGCCGCCCGCTGAAGCCGAGCAGGCGGCCGAAGGGGATCTGCGCACATGA
- a CDS encoding heme biosynthesis HemY N-terminal domain-containing protein, with product MKRLVFVVLILLALAGFVGWAIYQDAGYVLISYDRFRYESSFWIFIGLIACLWVLAMVVHWVIGLLQASGALVNPWSRRHHARRVAKASRSGLRELAEGQWGPALGHLRTAAEHDRQPLVHYLGAARAASELGEYEQSDELLRKARAREPEAGLAVGLTQAQLQIARGQYADARESLTTLHNDHPRHPYVLTLLQQLYVQLQDWPALCRLLPELRKHRVLPAGRLDELELLAWTAALEQVWQAQATQEDAQQALSQRWQTVPSKLRNEPLLVRAYADGLSRLGAQENAEEVLYAALKRQFDDRLVERYGRVRGREPARQLAHAEAWLKAHPDNAELLLALGRLSLRNEFWGKARDYLEASLRLDHRAETCAELARLLAQLGDNERSNRLFQEGLGLLDQPSSNRLQTLDSGAEERHAT from the coding sequence ATGAAGCGACTGGTCTTCGTTGTTCTCATCCTGCTGGCGCTGGCCGGCTTTGTCGGTTGGGCCATCTACCAGGACGCCGGCTACGTACTGATCAGCTATGATCGCTTTCGCTATGAGTCCAGCTTCTGGATATTCATCGGCCTGATCGCCTGTCTCTGGGTGCTGGCCATGGTGGTTCACTGGGTGATCGGATTGCTTCAGGCCTCCGGTGCGCTGGTCAACCCCTGGTCGCGACGGCATCACGCACGCCGTGTCGCCAAGGCTTCCCGCTCGGGCTTGCGGGAGCTGGCCGAGGGCCAGTGGGGGCCAGCGCTCGGTCATCTGCGCACCGCTGCCGAACATGATCGTCAGCCGCTGGTGCACTATCTCGGGGCCGCCCGTGCGGCCAGTGAACTGGGCGAATACGAGCAGAGTGACGAGCTGCTGCGCAAGGCCCGGGCGCGCGAACCCGAGGCAGGGCTGGCCGTCGGCCTGACCCAGGCCCAGTTGCAGATCGCGCGCGGCCAGTACGCTGATGCCCGCGAATCCCTGACCACGCTGCACAATGATCACCCGCGTCATCCCTACGTCCTGACGTTGCTCCAGCAGCTCTACGTGCAATTGCAGGACTGGCCCGCGCTGTGCCGGTTGCTGCCGGAGCTGCGCAAGCATCGTGTGCTGCCCGCGGGGCGGTTGGATGAGCTCGAGCTGCTGGCCTGGACCGCGGCACTGGAGCAGGTCTGGCAGGCGCAGGCCACTCAGGAAGACGCACAGCAGGCGCTGAGCCAGCGCTGGCAAACCGTGCCGAGCAAGTTGCGGAACGAGCCGTTGCTGGTGCGTGCCTACGCGGACGGTTTGAGTCGTTTGGGTGCGCAGGAGAACGCTGAAGAGGTGCTGTACGCCGCGCTAAAACGCCAGTTCGACGATCGTCTGGTCGAGCGCTACGGGCGCGTGCGGGGGCGCGAGCCGGCGCGCCAACTCGCCCATGCAGAGGCCTGGCTGAAAGCGCATCCCGATAATGCCGAATTGCTGCTCGCGCTCGGCCGCCTGAGCCTGCGGAACGAGTTCTGGGGCAAGGCTCGCGATTATCTGGAGGCCAGTCTGCGCCTCGATCATCGCGCCGAGACCTGCGCCGAGCTTGCTCGCTTGCTCGCTCAGTTGGGTGACAACGAGCGCAGCAACCGGCTTTTCCAGGAAGGGCTCGGGCTGCTCGATCAACCCAGCAGCAACCGTTTGCAGACGCTCGACAGCGGAGCGGAAGAGCGGCACGCGACGTAA
- a CDS encoding disulfide bond formation protein B has protein sequence MKLASPRALFLLAFIGCVLMMIAALYLEHVVGLVPCPLCIVQRICVIGFGLVCLVAALHGPQKTGRRVYAVLALLFSMAGGATAIRQIWLQNMPADELPSCLPSLEYMMDALPFQEIARLVLHGTAECAEVGWTLMGLSIPEWTLLAFIAMVVFCLWQLLRRD, from the coding sequence ATGAAACTGGCCAGCCCACGTGCGTTGTTTCTTCTGGCGTTCATCGGCTGCGTGCTGATGATGATCGCTGCGCTGTATCTGGAGCATGTGGTCGGGCTGGTTCCGTGCCCGCTGTGCATCGTTCAGCGCATCTGTGTGATCGGCTTTGGCCTGGTTTGTCTGGTCGCCGCGCTTCACGGCCCGCAAAAGACCGGCCGCCGCGTTTATGCCGTACTGGCGCTGCTGTTCTCGATGGCGGGCGGTGCCACGGCCATTCGCCAGATCTGGCTGCAAAACATGCCCGCCGATGAACTGCCGAGCTGCCTGCCCAGTCTCGAGTACATGATGGACGCTCTGCCGTTCCAGGAGATTGCCCGCCTGGTGCTACACGGCACGGCTGAATGCGCCGAAGTTGGCTGGACGCTGATGGGCCTGAGCATTCCGGAGTGGACCTTGCTGGCATTTATCGCGATGGTGGTGTTCTGTCTCTGGCAGTTGCTGCGGCGCGATTGA
- the rsd gene encoding sigma D regulator: MLESCRNAQERWGGVHLLIDRWLQERHALINAFDGLHVGEATASRSALQKFCEILLDYVSAGHFEIYEQLLNEAEAFGDKRGLELARQIYPRIEAITEVAVAFNDRCDTGDCLDSPGLPDELRRLGQLLHERFELEDCLIEVLHTAHKQAAATA; this comes from the coding sequence ATGCTCGAGAGCTGTCGGAACGCCCAGGAACGCTGGGGAGGTGTGCACCTGCTGATCGACCGCTGGCTGCAGGAACGCCACGCGTTGATCAACGCATTCGATGGACTGCATGTCGGCGAGGCCACTGCGAGCCGTTCCGCCCTGCAGAAGTTCTGCGAAATCCTGCTCGACTACGTGTCTGCCGGTCATTTCGAGATCTACGAACAATTGCTCAACGAAGCCGAGGCGTTTGGCGATAAACGCGGTCTCGAGCTTGCTCGCCAGATCTATCCGCGCATTGAAGCCATCACCGAAGTGGCCGTGGCCTTCAACGACCGCTGTGACACGGGCGATTGCCTGGACAGTCCGGGCTTGCCCGATGAGTTGAGACGTCTCGGGCAGTTGTTGCATGAGCGCTTCGAGCTGGAGGACTGCCTGATCGAAGTCCTTCACACCGCACACAAGCAGGCCGCCGCTACCGCCTGA
- a CDS encoding AlgP family protein codes for MPAKKKPVTTPLHLLQQLSHSLVAHLHKACSDAQKEAEIVLARIEKQRGKTQEKLVKARARLDEVGNAGKSKAQAKVRAKLAELDDMLGVLQARQSETLSYLAELKRDAAQSLQLAQGVTQVEHAAAQALASRDKPAAARSASRTKAPTRPSGPAAETPSTAMKDAPDKAPIAAARARARPSAAARSAAGKPVEPKASAAKAPGTSRRPASASGAPAPAKPGPAAARPATAKKPSTRKPAAAKSEPATQSPSAAS; via the coding sequence ATGCCCGCCAAGAAAAAACCGGTGACCACGCCTCTGCACCTGTTGCAGCAGCTCTCGCACAGCCTGGTGGCGCACCTGCACAAGGCATGCAGCGACGCGCAGAAGGAGGCCGAGATTGTACTGGCCCGGATCGAGAAGCAGCGTGGCAAGACGCAGGAAAAGCTCGTCAAGGCGCGCGCCAGGCTCGACGAAGTCGGCAACGCGGGCAAATCGAAGGCACAAGCCAAGGTGCGAGCCAAGCTGGCCGAGCTGGACGACATGCTTGGCGTGCTGCAGGCGCGGCAAAGTGAAACGCTCAGCTATCTGGCCGAACTGAAACGCGATGCGGCGCAAAGCCTGCAACTGGCCCAGGGGGTTACCCAGGTCGAGCATGCGGCGGCTCAAGCACTGGCCTCGCGCGACAAGCCTGCTGCCGCTCGATCAGCGAGCCGGACCAAAGCCCCAACCCGCCCATCGGGGCCTGCCGCCGAGACTCCGTCGACGGCGATGAAAGACGCACCTGACAAGGCTCCAATCGCTGCTGCGCGTGCCCGCGCCAGACCGTCCGCTGCCGCGCGCAGCGCAGCCGGCAAACCCGTCGAGCCGAAGGCGTCTGCGGCCAAAGCCCCCGGCACTTCCCGGCGCCCGGCCAGCGCATCTGGCGCGCCCGCGCCCGCAAAGCCTGGGCCGGCGGCTGCAAGACCCGCTACCGCAAAGAAGCCGTCGACCCGCAAGCCGGCCGCGGCCAAGTCCGAGCCAGCGACTCAGTCGCCATCAGCGGCGAGCTGA
- a CDS encoding TIGR02444 family protein yields the protein MTHDDLWRFALDCYAQPGVEAACLDLQAAGADVCLLLAGAWLECRAVDCDETRLAQMKRISRDWRAQVVVPLRKLRQNWRQQALADSELASLRTRLKKLELDAERVQLLRLQHASQPWPSCSQPAEWLARLCAELDGDTREPVRVLRRAAAGQLAADGD from the coding sequence ATGACCCATGACGATCTTTGGCGCTTTGCCCTCGACTGCTATGCACAGCCCGGCGTGGAGGCGGCCTGCCTCGACCTGCAAGCGGCTGGCGCGGATGTCTGCCTGCTGCTGGCCGGCGCCTGGCTGGAATGCCGTGCGGTTGATTGTGACGAGACACGTCTGGCGCAGATGAAACGCATCAGCCGTGACTGGCGCGCTCAGGTGGTCGTCCCGCTGCGCAAACTGCGCCAGAACTGGCGTCAACAGGCCCTGGCCGACAGCGAACTGGCGAGCCTGCGCACACGCTTGAAAAAGCTGGAGCTGGACGCCGAACGGGTGCAGCTCCTGCGCTTGCAGCACGCCTCACAACCGTGGCCGAGCTGCAGCCAACCGGCCGAATGGCTTGCGCGCCTCTGCGCCGAGCTGGATGGCGATACCCGCGAACCGGTGCGGGTATTGCGACGTGCGGCAGCGGGTCAGCTCGCCGCTGATGGCGACTGA